The stretch of DNA TGTATACTCTCAAAGTTTGTAAGCCTTTGAAATTGCCAAAAGAAGATGGAATCTTTTCAATTGCATCAGGACCACTAAATAACCTTAGATGAATAAGATTTCCAATTTCTTTAGGCAACTTTAAGGAACATTTAGCTCCTTTGTTATCAATGATCAAAACTCTAAGCATCAAAAAGCTTTTGCATATGTGTCTCAATGCTCCTTTATCAAACACAATTAATTCACATTGTACAATAAGGCACCTAAGAGAGTCCTTTATATTTTGAACCATAGGAACAAAATCATAATCAACACACTCAGCATTATCGATGGAAACTCTTCTTGCATTTGTTTCTATTGGCTCTTCCCCTCCATTCTCAATCGAGCCAATAAAATGTAAAAACATTTCATCTTTGGCTCGAGGCAATAAGCACAAGTCTCGCATAAGATCATGAATGCAAAATGATTTTATTCTTCCTATCGAGCTCATTTCTTTTACCTGAATCATACTCCTATCCACCAACTCGCTTAACCAATCATAAGCCACTTCCTCCAAAGTGTTCCTAGAATTGTTTCTTATTGATATAAAACCTTCTGCTACGAGCACAAGGCATAAATCTTTTACTTCTATCGTGACATCTTCAGGGTAACGAGCCAAGTACAGAAAACAAGGCTTTAAGTGAGATGGTAACTCGTCGTAACTCAAACCTAACACCCGCGAAACACTACGGTATTTTGAGTCATCATCATGTTGTTCGCCTTCATTTATACACTGCAATATGTTTGTTTTAGTCTGCTCCCAATCAAGTAGGGTGTGTTTCTTGGATAGAACACCAGCAAGCACAATGATAGCTAATGGCAAACCACCACACTTTTCAACCATCTCTAGTGCCAATTCTTTCTTCCTTTCATTATCATTTGAGtctaaataaaatgccaaaaaaaaaaaaggaaatataaTTAATTCAACTGATGGATTTAACTTGGAGCAAATGAATATTCATATTCTTAATTAAGTAGgcaaattgagagaaaaatacaGGGAAATTGAAAGTACCACAAGCTATTTTTATTTCGTATGTACCAACACATTTAAGTCTTATttaattggaaaattaataccaaaataagattttttttttgattcaagcgtttatatattacatcatattttacctgggactcgaacccaggacctccaacactcacacacccacctatggccacttgagctagccccaAGTGGTTTACCAAAATAAGATTCaaacattaattttaattttattttgcacATGCGTAACAGACTATTTTGAACTTCACTTTTCAGGACAGTAttcaaaatttttcaaaaacaaaaaatatgtctattataattacaatatacaacgttatataataaaaaaaaaaataataataaagaagagtGGATTAATGTACTTACTTGATGGATGATCCGCCCCAACTGGGAAGTACTTTTTCCGAAACAGCTCCCACCTGTCGTCTTCATCGAGCAAATGAGGTTCATGGATGAGACAACGTCGATCCACATGCAAAGCTACATTCTTTTTGCGAGTAGTGAGTAAGATCTTACTATGTAATGTGTCTCCTTGATTAGTAATAGGGAATGCATTTTTTAGAAGATCCCATGTTGTAGTAGTCCATATATCATCAAGAACCACCAAACATTTCCACTTCATTTGGAAGTCATGAAGCTCCTTAGCTAATTCATCATCACTTAAGCTTTTGATGTGATTTCTTTGTTCATTTGTGGGAGATGTGAAACCAAATAAAATACCTTCCCATACATCGCGTCTATTACATTGCTGAGATATCGAAACCCAAGCATAACAATCAAAATGTCTCTTGATTTTACGATGTTGATAGACCTTTCTT from Cannabis sativa cultivar Pink pepper isolate KNU-18-1 chromosome 2, ASM2916894v1, whole genome shotgun sequence encodes:
- the LOC133034600 gene encoding putative disease resistance protein At1g50180 yields the protein MAEAIVSSIIKSVGGLVVSEAKFLHGVEEQVNNAEIKLRCMSAFLKEADAWARDGRNERVGLLVELMREKSLDLEDVIETYLFQVANNNNSNWLIHWPAHSVNVHKVGSKINKISSNIATWTTELKDIGVLETSVLNNHDHQASSSHSSLENELRKVPSHVVDNHVVGFNNDIKELVALLTEKEKSHKHKVISVYGMGGLGKTTLARKVYQHRKIKRHFDCYAWVSISQQCNRRDVWEGILFGFTSPTNEQRNHIKSLSDDELAKELHDFQMKWKCLVVLDDIWTTTTWDLLKNAFPITNQGDTLHSKILLTTRKKNVALHVDRRCLIHEPHLLDEDDRWELFRKKYFPVGADHPSNSNDNERKKELALEMVEKCGGLPLAIIVLAGVLSKKHTLLDWEQTKTNILQCINEGEQHDDDSKYRSVSRVLGLSYDELPSHLKPCFLYLARYPEDVTIEVKDLCLVLVAEGFISIRNNSRNTLEEVAYDWLSELVDRSMIQVKEMSSIGRIKSFCIHDLMRDLCLLPRAKDEMFLHFIGSIENGGEEPIETNARRVSIDNAECVDYDFVPMVQNIKDSLRCLIVQCELIVFDKGALRHICKSFLMLRVLIIDNKGAKCSLKLPKEIGNLIHLRLFSGPDAIEKIPSSFGNFKGLQTLRVYTKSAKIPNSMFKLEQLRHLYFLDVEIKIGKFLRSTKSRNLQTLVGIGTKDLVLNDLLQQLKNLKKLTIRVDSNFAKFSHNPQSLKLIHLLSLQVLGTVFMCIDIVPLILTCPNIYKLRLHSDIVRLPQADQFSKNLMKLELQSLSLNDDPMPTLEKLPELRVLVIGESSFIGDKMSGKWRRVHCPGFSICISINASD